A genomic segment from Alistipes senegalensis JC50 encodes:
- a CDS encoding DUF6908 domain-containing protein, which translates to MKTLDKRASEILRALLALQTSKIDNTGEAYMPVYIEIIDRSETYKHISLAHYGEQNGDMMRDPEMLFALHKETRQFIPYYYRNDYMGVEQYSVKWTDEGILLNRRLQADHTTFANQWLRNIAAQQGIR; encoded by the coding sequence ATGAAAACATTAGACAAACGGGCGTCAGAGATTCTGCGAGCCTTGTTAGCCCTGCAAACATCCAAAATCGACAACACGGGCGAAGCCTATATGCCCGTTTATATCGAGATCATCGACCGCTCGGAAACCTACAAGCACATTTCGCTGGCACATTACGGGGAGCAGAACGGGGATATGATGCGCGACCCCGAAATGTTGTTTGCCCTGCACAAAGAAACACGGCAATTCATTCCGTACTACTACCGTAACGATTATATGGGAGTGGAACAGTACAGCGTAAAATGGACAGACGAGGGCATTTTGCTGAACCGCCGTTTGCAGGCCGACCATACCACATTTGCGAACCAATGGCTCCGTAACATAGCCGCTCAACAGGGGATTCGATGA
- a CDS encoding NAD-dependent deacylase encodes MANKSAKQKLVVLTGAGISAESGLATFRDTNGLWKQYDAKKLASLDGFKENPQAVLDFYNYRRNELLNVKPNYAHLLLAELEKYYKVTIITQNVDNLHERAGSTHIIHLHGELTKVTSSKDKLNPRYIKDYPLNIPIRIGDKAGDDSQLRPFIVWFGESVYAMEVAIDWIMEADIFVVIGTSLTVYPAANLVEYVRSEAIKFIIDPTDLSDKLPNGFSHIQDYAASGVKRLVNELVLNRKL; translated from the coding sequence ATGGCGAACAAGTCTGCAAAGCAAAAATTAGTGGTCTTGACAGGAGCAGGCATTAGTGCCGAAAGTGGTTTAGCTACATTTAGAGATACCAACGGATTGTGGAAACAATATGATGCAAAAAAGTTAGCGTCTTTGGATGGATTCAAAGAAAATCCGCAGGCCGTTTTGGATTTTTATAATTATCGCAGAAACGAACTATTAAACGTGAAACCCAATTATGCTCATTTACTTTTAGCAGAGTTGGAAAAATACTATAAAGTTACAATCATTACTCAAAATGTGGATAATTTGCATGAACGCGCAGGAAGCACGCATATTATTCATCTGCACGGGGAACTTACCAAAGTAACTTCATCCAAAGACAAACTAAATCCACGTTATATAAAAGACTATCCTTTAAATATTCCTATCCGAATAGGAGACAAGGCAGGCGATGATTCACAATTAAGACCGTTCATAGTCTGGTTTGGCGAATCTGTCTATGCTATGGAAGTTGCGATTGATTGGATAATGGAAGCGGACATATTTGTTGTCATTGGTACATCTCTGACAGTATATCCTGCGGCCAATTTGGTTGAATATGTTCGTTCGGAAGCCATCAAATTCATTATCGACCCAACTGATTTATCAGATAAACTGCCTAATGGATTTTCGCATATACAAGATTATGCGGCCTCTGGTGTAAAAAGACTTGTAAATGAATTGGTTTTAAATAGAAAACTCTAA
- a CDS encoding zinc-ribbon domain-containing protein: MFCRNCGAEMADNARICMKCGVMAGDGDKFCSNCGAEPDPKAVICVKCGYELKPFSLSIQERPERPAIPPKGYDFGSAIRAGFNNYAIFQGRSTRTEFWYWTLFILIVNGLLLCGLISGISIADETQIGIFGVTYYIFNLGTLLPSLAVTIRRLHDIGKSGWNFLVGLIPIIGTFILIIWLCMPSDYYTIYRDVTLKNRFH, translated from the coding sequence ATGTTTTGTCGAAATTGTGGTGCAGAAATGGCCGACAATGCAAGAATTTGCATGAAATGCGGTGTTATGGCTGGAGACGGGGATAAGTTTTGCTCGAATTGTGGTGCAGAACCAGACCCCAAAGCAGTCATTTGTGTCAAGTGCGGATATGAACTAAAACCATTTTCATTATCGATTCAAGAAAGGCCAGAACGGCCAGCAATACCCCCTAAAGGTTATGATTTTGGCAGTGCTATTCGGGCTGGATTTAATAATTATGCAATATTTCAAGGCAGATCAACCCGTACAGAATTTTGGTACTGGACTTTATTTATTTTGATTGTAAATGGCTTGTTGCTTTGTGGACTTATCTCAGGAATCAGCATTGCGGATGAAACGCAAATTGGAATTTTTGGAGTAACCTATTATATCTTCAATTTAGGAACGTTGTTACCCTCCTTGGCTGTAACAATCCGCCGATTACATGATATAGGAAAAAGCGGATGGAATTTTCTGGTTGGTTTAATTCCAATTATAGGCACATTTATTTTAATAATATGGCTTTGCATGCCCAGCGATTACTATACGATATACAGGGATGTAACATTGAAAAACAGATTTCATTAA
- a CDS encoding ADP-ribosylglycohydrolase family protein, with protein MNYSTLQKGIRETYNEAMERDKTINIDKEKITALRSWLEKYPEDADAYMALAKIYQRQGKYASASIEICNAFKYHTEDNLFPKSALYRFRAVELGGGYGGNEEDYNIAYQLAVKEVTDILHKRARMKRSLRWLYGRKSDDETLDRFDAYCQDYRLILKHDETDEQAMISLLSELIRKRKTRIYKGGLLGAIIGDIVGSRFEWNNHKSTIFNLFTPSNKFTDDTVMTIAIADWLLHGESLVDAMKDWAAKYPNRGYGSKFWQWLFIWRNKEPYNSYGNGSAMRVSPCGYFAQTLDEALDLAKQSAELTHNHPEGIKGAQAIAASVFLARQQIAKTEIRDYIESTFDYNLHRTCNEIRPIYEFNMTCQGSCPEAIIAFLESSDYESAIRLAVSLGGDSDTIACMTGGIAAAYYGIPDEIVYNAKEYLPDDILTIILEFDNHIR; from the coding sequence ATGAATTACTCCACGTTGCAAAAGGGGATTAGAGAAACTTATAATGAAGCTATGGAGCGAGATAAGACAATAAACATAGACAAAGAGAAAATAACGGCACTTCGATCATGGCTTGAAAAATACCCCGAAGATGCGGATGCTTATATGGCACTTGCGAAAATATACCAGAGACAAGGAAAGTACGCCAGCGCTTCTATTGAGATTTGCAACGCTTTTAAATATCATACAGAGGATAATCTTTTTCCAAAATCAGCTCTTTACCGATTTCGAGCGGTCGAGTTGGGTGGAGGTTATGGAGGGAACGAAGAGGATTATAATATTGCCTACCAGTTAGCAGTTAAAGAAGTAACTGATATTCTCCACAAACGTGCTCGGATGAAACGCTCTTTGAGGTGGCTCTACGGCAGAAAATCCGATGATGAAACTTTAGATCGCTTTGATGCTTATTGTCAGGATTACCGTTTGATATTAAAGCATGATGAAACGGATGAACAAGCAATGATTAGTTTATTAAGTGAACTCATAAGAAAAAGAAAAACCAGAATCTACAAAGGCGGCCTTCTTGGGGCAATAATAGGCGATATTGTCGGTTCTCGGTTTGAGTGGAATAATCATAAATCGACAATCTTCAACCTGTTTACGCCGTCCAATAAATTTACAGACGATACGGTAATGACTATTGCTATTGCTGATTGGTTATTACATGGAGAATCATTAGTCGATGCAATGAAAGATTGGGCCGCAAAATATCCGAATCGTGGTTATGGGAGCAAGTTTTGGCAATGGCTGTTTATATGGAGAAATAAAGAGCCTTACAATAGCTATGGCAACGGTAGCGCAATGAGGGTCAGTCCTTGTGGATATTTTGCACAAACACTCGATGAAGCGTTGGATTTAGCAAAGCAATCGGCAGAATTGACACACAATCATCCCGAAGGAATCAAAGGAGCGCAAGCTATCGCCGCATCTGTTTTTTTGGCACGTCAACAAATAGCCAAAACGGAAATACGCGATTATATCGAATCTACTTTCGATTATAACCTACATCGAACCTGCAATGAAATACGACCGATTTATGAGTTTAACATGACGTGTCAAGGTTCATGTCCCGAAGCGATAATCGCCTTTTTGGAAAGTTCGGATTACGAATCGGCAATTCGTCTGGCAGTTTCTTTAGGAGGGGATAGTGATACCATTGCTTGCATGACAGGCGGCATCGCGGCGGCATACTATGGCATCCCTGATGAGATTGTTTATAATGCCAAAGAATATCTACCCGATGATATATTAACGATTATACTTGAGTTTGATAATCACATTCGATGA
- a CDS encoding site-specific integrase, with amino-acid sequence MERKTFNVVFFCKKTKVTKKGKAPIYVRIKTCGTATEIYTRCQIEPERWNQRLERSLYKDEIDQQINSIVASYRANVLAAYDQLIKEGKEATCFAIKHRLENPAGNARLFLAEFGKYCDKRQKEVGTRITQLTANKYHRLLRYLKEYMQAQYKKEDIPLDRVNYEYLDGLNTFIQTAHNCKTNGAVNLLCCLKNFMLYAIRNEWIEKNPFQYYKLKPEHNKSKDHLTKAELDVLITKPMPNERIERIRDVFAFCCLTGLAFTDADHLRPEHISADDSGQLWIHKPREKTAVMSRIPLLPHPVKLLRKYEHDPNCRQRGKMLPVPSNSKMNAYLKELAGICNIDKTLTTHVARHTFACLAVEYGMPIDVLAKILGHTNTNMTRHYAKFSEGLIGREMQKIGSIFANPA; translated from the coding sequence ATGGAAAGAAAGACTTTTAACGTGGTTTTCTTCTGCAAGAAGACCAAAGTAACGAAAAAGGGTAAGGCTCCGATCTATGTGCGCATCAAGACCTGCGGCACGGCTACGGAGATTTACACGCGATGCCAAATCGAACCGGAGCGTTGGAACCAACGGCTTGAACGGTCTCTCTATAAGGACGAGATAGACCAACAGATCAACAGCATCGTCGCCAGCTACCGGGCCAATGTCCTCGCGGCCTATGACCAGTTAATCAAGGAGGGCAAAGAGGCGACGTGCTTTGCTATCAAACACCGGCTTGAAAACCCCGCGGGCAATGCACGTCTGTTTCTTGCCGAGTTCGGGAAGTATTGCGACAAACGGCAGAAAGAGGTCGGAACACGTATCACCCAACTCACGGCGAACAAGTATCACCGCCTGCTTCGCTACCTGAAAGAGTATATGCAGGCGCAGTATAAAAAGGAAGATATTCCGCTGGACAGGGTGAATTACGAATACCTCGACGGACTGAACACCTTTATCCAGACGGCCCATAACTGCAAGACCAACGGTGCGGTCAATCTGTTGTGTTGCCTGAAAAACTTTATGCTGTACGCTATCCGCAACGAGTGGATCGAAAAGAATCCGTTTCAGTACTACAAACTGAAACCCGAACACAACAAGTCGAAAGACCATCTGACCAAAGCGGAATTGGATGTTTTGATAACCAAACCGATGCCCAACGAGCGGATAGAACGCATCCGGGACGTGTTCGCGTTCTGCTGTCTGACGGGACTTGCCTTTACGGATGCCGACCACCTGCGCCCGGAACATATCAGCGCGGATGATAGCGGGCAGTTGTGGATTCACAAGCCCCGCGAGAAAACCGCCGTAATGAGCCGCATCCCTTTGTTGCCGCACCCGGTGAAACTTCTGCGAAAGTACGAACACGACCCGAATTGCAGACAGCGCGGAAAGATGCTGCCCGTACCGAGCAATTCGAAGATGAACGCCTATCTGAAAGAACTGGCGGGCATCTGCAATATCGACAAGACGCTGACGACGCACGTCGCCCGGCATACGTTCGCCTGCCTTGCCGTGGAGTATGGGATGCCGATAGATGTGCTGGCGAAGATTTTAGGCCATACCAATACGAATATGACCCGGCATTACGCGAAATTCTCGGAGGGCTTGATCGGCCGGGAGATGCAGAAGATCGGCAGTATCTTCGCTAATCCGGCATGA
- a CDS encoding helix-turn-helix domain-containing protein, producing MESEEVRELLAMIDRAEETLQLADKNYHPPVGAENNLTGSEVCDLLHISPRTLQTLRDTRQIPFVAISERNILYPESAIRETLTKNYRPAQDPF from the coding sequence ATGGAGAGCGAGGAAGTCCGGGAGTTGCTCGCTATGATCGACCGGGCCGAAGAAACCCTGCAACTGGCCGATAAGAACTATCATCCTCCGGTCGGGGCGGAGAACAACCTGACGGGCAGCGAGGTTTGCGATCTGCTGCACATCTCTCCCCGAACCTTGCAGACGCTCCGCGATACGCGGCAGATACCGTTTGTCGCAATAAGCGAGCGTAACATCCTCTATCCCGAATCAGCGATTCGGGAAACGCTGACAAAGAATTACAGACCTGCTCAAGACCCATTTTAG
- a CDS encoding helix-turn-helix domain-containing protein yields the protein MDGAEVCQRLRISKRTLQSYRDKRVLPYSNVGGKFFYREADVTGFLRTRTIRKGV from the coding sequence CTGGACGGGGCGGAGGTTTGTCAGCGATTGCGGATTTCCAAACGCACGCTCCAAAGCTACCGCGACAAGCGGGTACTGCCCTATTCGAATGTCGGCGGTAAGTTCTTCTACCGGGAAGCTGATGTAACCGGGTTTCTGCGGACGCGGACAATCAGAAAAGGGGTGTAA
- a CDS encoding plasmid mobilization protein, translating into MAENRKNKGGRPPKTAAAKHSETVRFRVTAAQMQTLQQSAAKSRLTLSEYARQMVLAGKVIAPASPEELGLIAELTREKNNLNQLAKVQNAAGAATREAELIRIIRFYNRMIAKLKRE; encoded by the coding sequence ATGGCCGAGAACCGAAAGAACAAGGGCGGCAGACCGCCCAAAACCGCCGCCGCAAAACACTCCGAAACCGTCCGTTTCCGCGTAACGGCCGCCCAGATGCAAACCCTGCAACAAAGCGCAGCGAAAAGCAGGCTGACCCTGTCGGAATACGCCCGGCAAATGGTGCTTGCCGGAAAAGTCATCGCCCCGGCCAGCCCCGAAGAACTGGGCCTGATTGCCGAGCTGACCCGCGAGAAGAACAACCTGAATCAACTTGCCAAAGTCCAGAACGCCGCAGGAGCCGCAACGCGGGAAGCGGAACTGATCCGGATCATCCGGTTTTACAATCGGATGATTGCCAAACTGAAAAGAGAGTAG
- a CDS encoding relaxase/mobilization nuclease domain-containing protein has product MIGKIVTGKSFGGAVEYVLRKEKVRLLDSDGVDTESIRSIIDDFNFQRKARREIAKVVGHISLSFHRDDAPTLTDDRMRELAAAYMVCMGIADTQYIVARHNDTEHPHLHIIYNRVKYDRTLVADKNERRRNVKVCKQLKRRYGLTFSNGRQNIKTERLHGPDRVRQEVFDAITRILPKCDRIADLSAKLKRQRIGMQFIHRGNDPKKAVQGVTFTKDGLTFKGSQVDRKFSYAGLSKTIRERVETLAREAADEEIKYMRERRREQERNTTPKPRKEEKPQPPQVKREEAPRLQPATQQPEQRQSAPAMPQPSAPQQVEIGGTRFTQEQWRKLQENRTLRIIVRRSDANMLREYWFDNAGGVQYTLIALRRRDEAFIRELVTAIKGCRLTVQEQKQLYSEQGLIKAFRKQDGTVYRSRFGVESKPGQKDMLTECVLSVQQLQEVKPDTKPQMKPGQQQKPRPQVKTYSPRKRRKIL; this is encoded by the coding sequence ATGATAGGAAAAATCGTAACGGGCAAATCGTTCGGCGGAGCCGTCGAGTATGTCCTCAGGAAAGAGAAAGTCCGCCTGCTGGATAGCGACGGGGTAGATACCGAAAGCATCCGGTCGATAATCGACGACTTCAATTTCCAGCGCAAGGCCCGCCGGGAGATCGCAAAGGTCGTGGGGCATATCTCGCTCTCGTTCCACCGGGACGATGCGCCGACGCTGACCGACGATCGGATGCGGGAACTGGCGGCGGCCTACATGGTGTGCATGGGAATCGCCGATACGCAGTATATCGTCGCCCGGCACAACGACACGGAACATCCCCACCTGCATATTATCTACAACCGGGTGAAATACGACCGGACGCTTGTGGCGGATAAGAACGAACGCCGCCGGAACGTCAAAGTCTGCAAACAGCTTAAACGCCGATACGGGCTGACATTCTCCAACGGCAGGCAGAACATAAAGACCGAACGGCTCCACGGCCCCGACAGAGTGCGGCAGGAGGTGTTCGACGCCATAACCCGCATCCTGCCCAAATGCGACCGGATCGCCGACCTGTCGGCCAAGCTGAAACGGCAGAGGATCGGCATGCAGTTCATCCACCGGGGCAACGACCCGAAGAAAGCGGTTCAGGGCGTAACCTTTACCAAAGACGGACTGACATTCAAAGGCTCGCAGGTAGACCGCAAATTTAGCTATGCCGGATTGTCGAAGACGATCCGCGAACGGGTCGAGACGTTGGCACGGGAAGCGGCCGACGAGGAGATCAAATACATGCGGGAAAGACGGCGGGAGCAGGAACGCAACACAACGCCGAAGCCGCGGAAAGAAGAAAAGCCGCAACCGCCGCAGGTCAAACGGGAAGAAGCGCCCCGCCTGCAACCTGCTACACAACAGCCGGAGCAAAGGCAATCAGCCCCGGCCATGCCGCAACCCTCCGCACCGCAGCAGGTCGAAATCGGCGGTACACGATTTACGCAGGAGCAATGGCGGAAGTTGCAGGAGAACCGGACGCTGCGGATAATCGTTCGCCGCAGCGATGCAAATATGCTGCGCGAATACTGGTTCGACAATGCAGGAGGGGTGCAATACACCCTTATCGCCCTGCGGCGCAGGGATGAAGCCTTTATCCGTGAATTGGTTACGGCGATAAAAGGCTGTCGGCTGACGGTGCAGGAACAGAAACAGTTGTATTCCGAGCAGGGGTTGATTAAGGCGTTCCGCAAGCAGGACGGAACGGTTTACCGATCCCGGTTCGGGGTGGAATCAAAGCCCGGACAGAAAGATATGCTGACCGAGTGCGTATTATCCGTGCAACAGCTGCAAGAGGTGAAGCCCGACACAAAGCCGCAGATGAAACCGGGACAGCAACAAAAACCGAGGCCGCAGGTCAAAACCTATTCACCGAGAAAACGGAGAAAAATATTATAA
- a CDS encoding ATP-dependent nuclease, producing the protein MTNILNLQIQNLRGIKSLTIDLNLKPGIYAITGKNATGKSTIMAAISTIFYRNTIHMYFQSSTADSIIECKCDDKVLKITRRDESHWNFDGDFDLHGFYEGSIIHGNRFRDTNYSALNNALKVTIEDLTLADPFVKEHLGIILQNDAKFYSSLYRLKSNNSRFKNKFKGGSPYFIKDGDELISQFSLSTGENLLIPLLHSIHYQLVKKAREAGFIVLLDEIELALHPQALVRLIQFLEQMSRDRGIAIYFSTHSTDLIKHIAPANIYYLQKHPNGSVEVVNPCYPCYATRNISMFDGYDLLILVEDNLAKGIVEWVQRKYNLCKSKLICIVPCGGWENTLALQSEMFHSGLLGYNKSIISILDGDIADVCNEKYIRKGKYKDLNIAFTPISSIEKFLLEPVG; encoded by the coding sequence ATGACGAATATCCTAAATCTACAGATTCAGAATTTGAGAGGCATTAAATCATTAACTATTGATTTAAACCTTAAGCCTGGAATTTATGCTATTACAGGTAAAAATGCAACAGGAAAGAGTACAATTATGGCTGCAATATCAACTATTTTTTATAGAAATACGATACATATGTATTTTCAAAGTAGCACTGCAGACTCTATTATTGAATGTAAATGTGACGATAAAGTATTAAAAATTACTAGACGAGATGAATCTCATTGGAATTTTGATGGTGATTTTGATTTGCATGGATTTTATGAGGGTAGTATTATTCACGGCAATAGATTTAGAGATACAAATTATTCTGCTTTAAATAATGCATTAAAAGTTACTATTGAGGATTTAACATTAGCAGATCCTTTTGTTAAAGAACATTTAGGCATTATTCTTCAGAATGATGCTAAATTCTATTCGTCGCTATATCGACTAAAAAGTAATAATAGTCGTTTTAAAAATAAATTTAAAGGTGGGTCACCATATTTCATTAAAGATGGTGATGAATTGATCAGTCAATTTAGTCTAAGTACTGGTGAAAATTTATTAATCCCATTATTGCATTCTATACACTACCAACTTGTGAAAAAAGCGCGAGAAGCTGGGTTTATTGTTCTTTTAGATGAAATAGAGTTGGCTTTACACCCGCAAGCATTGGTAAGATTGATCCAATTTCTTGAACAAATGTCTAGAGATCGAGGAATTGCTATTTATTTTTCGACTCACTCAACTGATTTAATTAAACATATAGCTCCTGCAAATATCTATTATCTACAAAAACATCCAAATGGAAGTGTTGAAGTTGTAAATCCATGCTATCCTTGTTATGCAACACGTAATATTTCCATGTTTGATGGATATGATTTACTCATTTTAGTTGAAGATAATCTTGCAAAAGGTATTGTAGAATGGGTGCAAAGAAAATATAATTTATGCAAATCTAAACTTATTTGCATTGTTCCCTGTGGCGGTTGGGAAAATACCCTTGCATTACAGTCAGAAATGTTCCATTCAGGGTTGCTAGGATATAATAAATCTATTATCAGTATTTTAGATGGTGATATAGCAGATGTATGCAATGAAAAATACATCCGAAAAGGGAAATATAAAGATTTGAATATTGCTTTTACCCCCATATCAAGCATTGAAAAATTCTTACTTGAACCCGTTGGTTGA
- a CDS encoding IS982 family transposase — translation MTNERLCIFLVFSNLIASKLLSSNRRMHNFIEKFTKINDICKKFAGNRVNEHGNVSRRGVIPTFSDLEVIALSLTAEAFGYDSENNLFKRLAESPEHIPNLISRRQFNVRRKLTACLAEDIRRDIAKSIDGGENVFVIDSKPVKVCQLARAKRCVMGNDNPQSAPSKGFCASQQMYYYGYKLHAICGISGVIHSYDITAANVHDIHYLDDAKWDYHDCLMLGDKGYLSAEVQQDLFETAHIKLEVPYRLNQKNWRNPSWAYRRFRKRIETVFSQLNDQFMMVRNYAKQTGGLFTRTAAKIAAMTVLQYINFCNHRKIGLVKDALF, via the coding sequence ATGACAAATGAAAGGTTGTGCATATTTCTGGTTTTTAGTAACTTAATAGCATCCAAACTATTGAGTTCAAACCGTCGTATGCACAACTTCATCGAAAAATTCACAAAAATCAACGACATCTGCAAGAAATTTGCAGGAAATCGTGTAAATGAACATGGCAATGTATCTCGCCGTGGAGTTATTCCCACCTTTTCTGATTTGGAAGTTATAGCTCTTTCTCTTACAGCCGAAGCATTCGGTTATGACAGCGAGAACAACCTCTTTAAGAGATTGGCTGAATCTCCCGAACATATCCCTAACCTTATATCCAGAAGACAGTTCAACGTCCGTCGCAAACTCACGGCTTGTCTTGCAGAAGACATCCGCAGGGATATTGCCAAGAGCATAGACGGTGGGGAAAATGTCTTTGTGATAGACTCCAAGCCTGTCAAAGTATGCCAGCTGGCACGAGCCAAGCGTTGCGTTATGGGAAATGATAATCCGCAAAGCGCACCTTCCAAAGGCTTTTGCGCCTCCCAACAAATGTATTACTATGGGTATAAGCTCCACGCTATCTGTGGAATAAGTGGTGTTATTCACTCTTATGATATAACGGCTGCAAATGTTCATGATATACATTATCTGGATGATGCAAAGTGGGATTATCACGACTGTCTTATGCTTGGAGATAAGGGGTATTTAAGTGCTGAGGTGCAACAAGACCTTTTCGAAACGGCTCATATCAAGCTTGAAGTCCCGTATCGCTTGAACCAAAAGAATTGGAGAAATCCTTCGTGGGCTTACAGGCGTTTCAGGAAGCGAATCGAAACCGTTTTCTCTCAACTTAACGACCAATTCATGATGGTACGCAATTATGCAAAGCAGACAGGCGGACTGTTTACACGTACTGCCGCAAAAATCGCTGCTATGACCGTGCTGCAATACATCAACTTCTGTAACCATCGTAAAATTGGTCTTGTTAAAGATGCTTTATTTTAA
- a CDS encoding AbiH family protein, translating to MNRIILIGNGFDLAHGLKTGYKDFIDSYWGEVAVTTYDKYVDYFRKSVVTIPDSYNDNLISIRIYNGKASIPDRVISSCESHNRYGVLCSSINKLNKSNKRPFSAELKFKNNFFEHISNQCSLVNWVDIENEYYEALKKLLLVEDAQTRSISVKKLNKEFDAVKGLLEKYLTEVSKSVIEAKESITDVFKSKISLDNIAVTKSDLFRESVVESALSHQPVSTHPQTYYPHMLETVKEIERKKIRQSMGTDFVPDKILLLNFNYTNTAEKLYVKGGAYEVINIHGELNNKNNPIIFGYGDELDDDYKTIEKLQDNDFLENIKSINYHKTRNYRRLLDFIHSGLYQVFVMGHSCGNSDRTLLNTLFEHDNCVSVKVFYHQIEAGKDDYSNIIRNISRNFNDKARMRDTVVNWEDCSPLVPITNQEVLT from the coding sequence ATGAATAGAATTATACTTATAGGTAATGGTTTTGACTTAGCGCATGGCTTGAAGACTGGCTATAAGGATTTTATCGATTCGTATTGGGGTGAGGTTGCCGTTACAACCTATGATAAATATGTGGACTATTTCAGAAAATCGGTTGTAACTATCCCAGATTCCTATAATGACAATTTAATCAGTATTCGAATATACAATGGGAAAGCCTCGATCCCGGACAGAGTTATTTCATCTTGTGAATCCCATAATCGATATGGTGTATTATGCTCATCTATCAACAAATTGAACAAGAGTAATAAACGACCGTTTTCCGCCGAGTTAAAATTCAAAAATAACTTCTTTGAGCATATATCGAATCAGTGTTCGTTAGTAAATTGGGTTGACATTGAAAATGAATATTATGAAGCATTAAAGAAATTGCTTTTAGTGGAAGATGCTCAAACGCGAAGCATAAGTGTCAAGAAACTTAATAAAGAATTTGATGCTGTTAAAGGACTTCTGGAAAAATATCTTACGGAGGTATCCAAATCCGTAATCGAGGCAAAAGAGTCGATTACAGATGTGTTTAAGTCGAAAATAAGTCTTGATAATATAGCGGTTACTAAAAGCGACTTGTTTCGAGAGTCGGTTGTAGAATCTGCTCTATCTCATCAACCTGTTTCTACACACCCACAAACATATTATCCACATATGCTTGAAACAGTAAAGGAAATCGAGAGAAAAAAAATCAGGCAGTCAATGGGCACGGACTTTGTGCCTGACAAGATATTATTACTAAATTTCAACTACACCAATACAGCTGAAAAATTATATGTTAAAGGTGGAGCTTATGAAGTTATCAATATCCACGGAGAGCTGAACAATAAAAATAATCCCATAATTTTTGGATATGGCGATGAGTTGGATGATGACTATAAGACAATCGAAAAATTGCAGGACAATGATTTTTTAGAGAATATCAAGTCGATCAACTATCATAAGACAAGAAACTATCGACGATTATTAGATTTCATACACTCTGGGCTATATCAAGTGTTTGTAATGGGGCATTCCTGCGGCAATTCCGACCGGACTTTGCTAAACACACTTTTCGAACATGATAATTGCGTGTCTGTTAAGGTCTTTTATCACCAAATAGAAGCCGGTAAAGATGATTACAGCAATATAATACGGAATATCTCCCGTAACTTCAACGACAAAGCAAGAATGCGTGATACGGTAGTAAATTGGGAGGATTGTTCGCCATTAGTTCCTATTACCAATCAAGAAGTTTTAACTTAG